From the Vibrio vulnificus CMCP6 genome, one window contains:
- a CDS encoding GNAT family N-acetyltransferase, with amino-acid sequence MNHVTHDEKNALFQVHLEGMYYATVRYQLHDDVMSITSTRVPEELRGGGYGKLMMEAVLPIIEAQGYKIVPVCSYVKHYLERHSEWHHLKA; translated from the coding sequence GTGAATCATGTCACTCATGATGAGAAAAATGCGCTTTTTCAAGTTCATTTAGAGGGGATGTACTACGCAACGGTTCGCTATCAGCTGCATGATGATGTTATGTCCATCACTTCCACTCGCGTCCCAGAAGAGCTGCGTGGAGGAGGGTATGGTAAATTGATGATGGAAGCCGTATTGCCGATTATCGAGGCACAAGGCTACAAGATCGTCCCTGTTTGTAGCTATGTTAAACATTATTTAGAGCGACACTCTGAGTGGCATCACCTGAAAGCATGA
- a CDS encoding GNAT family N-acetyltransferase produces MEITIRPTSIEDAEALVELYSQPKAQRETLQLPKPSVAMWQERLSSIPAGVYSYVAIVDGKVVGNIGFQHSQRPRTAHCASFGIGVHDDFHGLGIGSKLIETVTELADNWLNVRRIQIEVNVDNEKAISLYKKHGFVIEGEAVDSSFREGRFINTYYMARINPNTQ; encoded by the coding sequence ATGGAGATTACTATTCGTCCAACCTCAATCGAGGACGCCGAAGCACTCGTTGAGCTTTATTCTCAACCTAAGGCACAACGTGAGACCCTGCAGCTCCCAAAACCGTCAGTGGCGATGTGGCAGGAAAGGCTATCGAGCATCCCTGCGGGTGTGTATAGCTATGTAGCAATAGTTGATGGGAAAGTGGTTGGCAATATTGGATTTCAGCACTCACAAAGGCCAAGAACGGCGCACTGTGCTTCATTTGGCATTGGCGTACACGATGATTTTCACGGCTTAGGCATTGGCAGCAAGTTGATCGAAACCGTCACGGAACTGGCAGATAACTGGCTCAATGTAAGAAGAATTCAGATCGAAGTGAATGTCGATAATGAAAAGGCGATTTCTCTCTATAAAAAGCATGGTTTTGTGATTGAAGGTGAAGCCGTCGATTCCTCGTTTCGCGAAGGGCGATTTATTAACACCTACTATATGGCAAGAATCAACCCAAATACCCAGTAG
- a CDS encoding S41 family peptidase, protein MRIQRFTANSIALVLLASLSNLSLAQESVATTTTNSQPTWLRDIALSPDGQRIAFTYAGQIWLIASKGGEAIPLTSADSYSENPIWSPDGESIAFTTDRFGPGDVFLVSANGGDAKRLTYHFSKDVPYAFSPDGQEVYFRSSRIGDIESSVNNGFAGSASAQIYSVDVSGGREKLLLANPISSLSINGQTGEYLYTDLPSPMEQEWRKRDVSDAARDIWRFDPKTGKHTKLTNYRGEDRNAVWAEDGRSMFYLSERSGSFNVWQRVLSDPSAEPVQITQHEFLPVRFLSISQQGDLAYGYDGDIWFKGKDEADAKPLQVTIRQSFLSKGKRFVNLNHEATEIAVSPVAPEVAIVARGDVYVVSLLSGVTKRVTKTPQAERYLSFSNDGLSLLYASERNGNWDVFHSYINDTGRSFSTSFDVVEEQLSDEAVDQTQPLYSPDGTKIAYRENSNSIKVYDIENDSYHVLLDSSQLYSYVDQDLSYEWSPDSQYLVTRNRASYNADIVLLKADGSEKPLQITNTGFIEGEPKFSHDGQMIYWSTDRNSLRDIDKWAVQSDIYLTVLNQEADFNWKKDDEQRWLEEERAADSGEEPGEQTPQETVVESKGLKHRTYRVTPYSMTPIFSYLSPDNQSLLVANLVGDEVEFTDINTQTGETNVLFTRSSEDVAAVKMEPDIETLVIIGAHGIEELHLPSGEGNYVDYQADANYDFRAEVEYIFDHAWRQTDTRFYDKGMHGVDWQGYGEAYKRYLPGIHHYQDFAELLSEMSGELNASHTGASYSSYHSTWSEPASLGLFYDDQYRGKGVRVKAVIPGGPADIYQSPIKAGSIIYSVDGIEVAPEMDIYPLLDNKAGKRVRLSVLKPGDKAAQNVLLVPTSLEQEAQLAYELWVEQRKALTEERSQGRLGYIHIPEMGPASYETLVNELFGEYNDKEGVIIDIRYNMGGNLHDQLMETLSGTRHSAQVTRDGYQLSTFPERRWAKPSIMLANAASYSDGSIVPYFYQREGIGQLVGERVPGTGTAVLWEPQQEQSLVYGIPQLGFKDDQGRWFENQEVVPDVLVYNSPEDIANNYDRQLKVSIESLLAQLDKTQ, encoded by the coding sequence ATGCGAATTCAACGTTTTACTGCCAACTCGATTGCATTGGTCTTACTGGCCAGTCTTTCAAATCTGAGCTTAGCTCAAGAAAGTGTTGCTACAACGACCACAAACTCTCAACCCACCTGGTTGCGAGACATCGCTTTATCGCCAGACGGTCAACGAATCGCGTTTACCTACGCAGGGCAGATTTGGCTTATCGCAAGCAAAGGGGGAGAAGCCATTCCTCTCACTTCTGCTGACAGCTACAGTGAGAATCCCATTTGGTCACCGGACGGGGAATCCATTGCGTTTACGACCGATCGCTTCGGGCCAGGTGACGTTTTTTTGGTGAGCGCGAACGGCGGAGACGCAAAGCGACTGACTTACCACTTTAGCAAAGATGTTCCTTACGCTTTTAGTCCGGATGGACAAGAAGTCTATTTTCGATCGTCGCGGATCGGTGATATCGAGAGCAGTGTGAACAATGGCTTTGCGGGTAGCGCGTCAGCGCAGATCTACTCGGTGGATGTGAGTGGAGGGCGTGAAAAGCTGCTGCTTGCCAATCCAATCAGCAGTTTGTCGATTAATGGGCAAACAGGCGAGTATCTCTATACCGATTTGCCGTCACCGATGGAGCAAGAGTGGCGTAAACGCGATGTCTCTGACGCCGCGCGCGATATCTGGCGCTTTGACCCTAAAACGGGTAAGCACACAAAACTGACCAATTATCGTGGTGAAGACCGCAATGCGGTGTGGGCTGAAGATGGCCGCTCTATGTTCTATTTGTCTGAACGTTCAGGCAGCTTCAATGTTTGGCAACGCGTGTTATCCGACCCTTCGGCTGAACCCGTACAGATAACCCAACACGAGTTTTTACCTGTGCGTTTCTTATCGATTAGCCAGCAAGGTGATCTCGCCTATGGCTACGATGGCGATATTTGGTTTAAAGGCAAAGATGAAGCGGATGCTAAACCATTACAGGTGACTATTCGGCAATCCTTTCTCAGCAAAGGGAAGCGATTTGTTAACCTCAATCATGAAGCGACTGAAATTGCGGTTTCGCCGGTGGCGCCAGAAGTTGCCATAGTCGCCAGAGGTGATGTTTACGTGGTTTCTCTGCTCTCAGGGGTGACTAAGCGCGTAACCAAGACCCCGCAAGCAGAGCGTTATCTTTCTTTCTCAAATGATGGCCTTTCATTGCTTTATGCATCGGAGAGAAATGGCAATTGGGATGTCTTCCACAGCTACATTAATGATACGGGCAGAAGCTTTTCCACTTCGTTTGATGTGGTGGAAGAACAGCTTTCGGATGAAGCGGTTGACCAAACTCAGCCGCTGTATTCTCCAGATGGGACCAAGATCGCCTATCGCGAAAACAGCAATTCGATCAAGGTGTATGACATCGAAAACGACAGTTATCACGTGCTGTTAGACTCTTCGCAACTCTATTCCTACGTCGATCAGGATCTGAGTTATGAATGGTCGCCAGATAGCCAATACTTGGTGACCCGTAATCGTGCCTCCTACAACGCTGATATTGTGCTGCTAAAAGCGGATGGCAGTGAAAAGCCATTGCAAATTACCAATACCGGTTTTATTGAGGGTGAGCCGAAGTTTAGCCACGACGGGCAGATGATCTATTGGAGCACTGATCGAAATAGCTTGAGAGATATCGATAAGTGGGCGGTGCAGTCAGACATCTATCTGACGGTTCTCAACCAAGAAGCGGATTTCAATTGGAAGAAGGACGATGAGCAACGTTGGCTCGAAGAGGAGCGCGCAGCGGACTCCGGCGAAGAGCCAGGCGAGCAAACCCCACAAGAGACCGTGGTGGAGAGTAAAGGGCTCAAACATCGTACCTATCGAGTTACCCCGTATTCCATGACGCCAATTTTCAGCTACCTTTCGCCGGACAATCAATCCTTGTTGGTGGCAAACTTGGTCGGCGACGAGGTAGAGTTCACCGACATCAATACCCAAACCGGGGAAACGAACGTTCTGTTTACACGCAGCAGTGAAGATGTTGCTGCGGTGAAGATGGAGCCAGATATCGAAACCTTGGTGATTATCGGTGCGCACGGTATTGAAGAGTTGCATCTGCCAAGTGGTGAGGGCAACTATGTCGATTACCAAGCAGACGCCAATTATGATTTCCGTGCGGAGGTGGAGTACATCTTTGATCACGCTTGGCGTCAAACGGATACCCGTTTTTATGACAAAGGCATGCATGGCGTGGACTGGCAAGGCTATGGCGAGGCGTATAAACGATATCTGCCAGGGATTCATCACTACCAAGATTTTGCGGAGTTACTGAGTGAAATGTCGGGTGAATTGAATGCGTCACACACCGGAGCAAGTTACAGTAGCTACCATTCAACTTGGTCGGAGCCGGCGTCACTTGGGCTTTTTTATGATGACCAATACCGCGGCAAAGGGGTTCGTGTTAAAGCGGTGATTCCAGGTGGTCCTGCGGATATCTACCAATCTCCGATCAAGGCGGGCAGTATCATCTACTCTGTGGATGGCATAGAGGTGGCTCCAGAAATGGATATCTATCCGCTGCTGGATAACAAAGCGGGCAAACGCGTTCGTTTAAGTGTGCTCAAACCGGGTGATAAAGCCGCGCAAAATGTGCTGCTGGTGCCGACGTCGCTTGAACAAGAGGCTCAGTTGGCTTACGAGCTGTGGGTTGAACAACGCAAAGCCCTGACCGAAGAACGTTCGCAAGGCAGACTGGGTTATATCCATATTCCTGAGATGGGACCAGCGTCCTACGAAACCTTAGTCAATGAGTTATTTGGTGAGTACAACGACAAAGAAGGGGTCATCATCGATATCCGCTACAACATGGGCGGGAATTTGCATGATCAACTGATGGAAACCCTTTCCGGCACGCGCCATAGTGCTCAAGTGACGCGTGATGGCTATCAACTGTCGACATTCCCAGAGCGCCGCTGGGCAAAACCGAGCATCATGCTGGCAAACGCCGCTAGCTATTCCGATGGCTCGATTGTGCCTTATTTCTACCAGCGTGAGGGCATTGGTCAGTTGGTGGGTGAACGAGTGCCGGGTACTGGAACGGCGGTGTTGTGGGAACCACAACAAGAGCAGAGTTTGGTGTATGGCATTCCGCAGCTCGGCTTCAAAGATGACCAAGGTCGATGGTTCGAAAACCAAGAAGTGGTGCCTGATGTGTTGGTTTATAACTCACCAGAAGACATTGCGAACAATTACGATCGCCAACTGAAAGTTTCGATTGAAAGCTTGTTAGCACAATTAGACAAAACGCAGTAA
- a CDS encoding MFS transporter translates to MRAHRHRWQTPQNFLLLISIIVPIAFSTWMALLNNFVIEKAQFDGADIGLLQSVREIPGFLAFTVVFVLLFVREQRFMLISLAMLTLGTALTGFFPSLFGLLATTLLMSTGFHYFETLKQSLSLQWLSKEEAPEMLGKLVSIGALASLVTYGAIWLLLEVWQLSFQMVYLLAGGVGFVLVIVMAFAFPQFQTTVVQNKKLILRKRYWLYYALTFMSGARRQIFTVFAGFLMVEKFGYSAADITLLFLANYLFNFLFAKRIGRFIGVVGERKALTFEYVGLIFVFVGYALVQSAEWAAALYIIDHLFFALALAIKTYFQKIADPADMASTAGVAFTINHIAAVVIPVTFGVIWLVSPASVFYIGAFMAAISLLLSFNIPAKPEEGNETRILKWS, encoded by the coding sequence ATGCGTGCACATCGCCATCGCTGGCAAACACCGCAAAATTTCTTATTGCTCATTTCTATCATCGTCCCTATCGCATTTTCGACTTGGATGGCGCTGCTCAATAACTTTGTGATTGAAAAGGCACAGTTTGATGGCGCCGATATTGGTTTGCTACAAAGTGTTCGGGAAATCCCCGGTTTTCTTGCCTTTACGGTTGTGTTTGTTTTGCTGTTTGTACGAGAGCAGCGCTTCATGCTGATCTCACTGGCGATGTTGACGTTGGGGACGGCATTGACGGGATTCTTTCCTTCGCTGTTTGGCTTGTTAGCGACGACGTTACTGATGTCGACAGGCTTCCACTATTTCGAAACGTTGAAACAATCACTGTCATTACAGTGGTTAAGCAAAGAAGAAGCACCGGAGATGCTGGGTAAACTGGTCTCGATTGGCGCACTGGCGTCGTTAGTCACTTACGGTGCGATTTGGCTACTGCTTGAGGTGTGGCAACTGAGTTTTCAAATGGTCTATCTGCTGGCAGGTGGGGTTGGCTTTGTGCTAGTGATAGTCATGGCGTTTGCTTTTCCTCAGTTTCAAACGACGGTGGTGCAGAACAAGAAGTTGATACTGCGAAAGCGTTATTGGCTCTACTACGCGCTCACCTTTATGAGCGGGGCGCGTAGACAGATCTTTACTGTTTTCGCAGGCTTCCTCATGGTGGAGAAGTTTGGTTATTCCGCTGCCGATATCACCTTGCTGTTTTTGGCAAACTACCTGTTCAACTTTTTGTTTGCCAAACGTATTGGCCGTTTTATCGGTGTGGTGGGTGAGCGTAAAGCATTGACCTTTGAATACGTAGGTTTGATCTTCGTCTTTGTCGGTTATGCGCTGGTGCAGTCCGCCGAATGGGCGGCCGCATTGTACATCATCGACCATCTCTTTTTTGCCTTGGCGTTGGCGATTAAAACGTACTTTCAAAAGATTGCAGACCCTGCGGATATGGCATCGACGGCTGGCGTCGCCTTTACCATTAATCACATTGCCGCGGTGGTGATCCCAGTAACATTCGGCGTGATTTGGCTCGTCTCGCCTGCCAGCGTGTTTTACATTGGCGCGTTTATGGCGGCGATAAGTTTACTGCTTTCTTTCAATATTCCCGCCAAACCGGAAGAGGGCAACGAGACTCGGATTCTCAAGTGGAGTTAA
- a CDS encoding energy-coupling factor transporter transmembrane component T family protein: MKDNKMKFGINYIDTQSPLHKLNGITKFLLFIAWVTVVLTTFDLRLISVLIIVGLGLLKMTKVPFHVYKPLLLGTASVLLINALFMFALAPQQGSEFMGSTTVLLPLPGQYSLTQETLFYLLTVTLKYFSMFPIALVFVFTTHPTEFAASLNRLGVPYKIAYAVSLTLRYLPEVKKDFVNIMHAQQARGVELSKKAPLFTRMKNVAKILGPLIFSSLDRADQISNAMTLRGFGRHNQRTWYSLKPLSRSDKLCMMGIALIVTLAIAKRVIEPQLFWYPF, encoded by the coding sequence ATGAAAGACAACAAAATGAAGTTTGGTATCAATTACATCGATACCCAATCTCCGCTGCATAAGCTTAACGGCATCACCAAGTTTTTGCTGTTCATCGCCTGGGTGACGGTCGTCTTAACCACGTTCGACCTGCGTTTGATCAGCGTGTTGATCATCGTTGGCCTTGGGCTACTCAAAATGACCAAGGTGCCTTTTCATGTTTACAAGCCATTGCTACTCGGCACCGCCAGTGTATTGTTGATCAATGCCTTGTTTATGTTTGCCCTTGCGCCACAGCAAGGCAGTGAGTTCATGGGCTCAACGACGGTCTTATTGCCATTGCCCGGTCAATACTCTTTGACGCAGGAAACCTTGTTCTATCTACTGACGGTTACGCTCAAGTATTTCAGCATGTTCCCGATTGCGTTGGTGTTTGTTTTCACAACCCATCCAACCGAGTTTGCCGCCAGTTTGAACCGTTTAGGCGTGCCGTACAAAATCGCTTATGCGGTGAGCTTAACACTGCGTTATTTACCGGAAGTGAAAAAAGACTTCGTCAATATCATGCATGCACAACAAGCAAGAGGGGTCGAACTGAGTAAAAAAGCGCCCCTGTTCACGCGCATGAAAAACGTCGCGAAAATTCTTGGTCCACTGATTTTCTCGAGCCTCGATCGAGCCGATCAAATCTCCAACGCGATGACGCTGCGTGGTTTTGGCCGTCACAACCAACGAACTTGGTACAGCTTAAAGCCGCTGAGTCGCTCCGATAAGCTGTGTATGATGGGCATTGCGCTTATCGTAACACTGGCCATTGCCAAACGTGTCATCGAGCCTCAGCTCTTCTGGTACCCGTTCTGA
- a CDS encoding ABC transporter ATP-binding protein encodes MTIEFSNFSFRYESLDKPTLRNINLRIEKGEKIVIIGPSGSGKSTLGQCLNGLIPHAIKGEVSGSLTINGQETATFAMHQFTEQVGTVLQDTDSQFVGLSIGEDIAFALENQLTSNIEMYSLVKATAKMVDLEQMLQRSPHDLSGGQKQRVSLAGILVDDVDILLFDEPLAALDPKTGKRTIEIIDELHRKTGKTVVIIEHRLEDVLHRHVDRIILMDDGEIMADTTPDELLASPLLAQYGIREPLYLTALKSAGCHLALDDHPSSLSELPLANYQHAMADWFHQANTTSNHIRSETLLDVRNLTYSYDGEKNALEGVSFNVQRGEFVSILGKNGSGKSTITKLIMGVIEPDDGAIYLNGQDLSELTIFERSQKVGVVMQNPNHMISHHMIFDEVAFGLRNRGWDEQQVNDKVLEVLELCGLSKYRHWPIEALSYGQKKRVTIASILALEPELLILDEPTAGQDYRNYTSMLSFIEKLNRELGITVVIISHDMHLVLEYTTRSIVIADSQLVADAPMTDVFSNPALLDQANLTTTSLYELATRLNMAETNAFMQHFIDVEKASRLEKTVERNVA; translated from the coding sequence ATGACAATCGAATTTTCTAACTTCTCTTTTAGATATGAGTCGCTGGACAAACCGACGCTAAGAAATATCAATCTAAGGATAGAGAAAGGAGAGAAAATCGTCATTATTGGTCCAAGTGGTAGTGGTAAATCTACCCTTGGCCAGTGTTTAAATGGGCTTATCCCCCACGCAATCAAAGGTGAAGTGTCCGGCTCTTTGACCATCAACGGTCAAGAAACGGCGACGTTCGCCATGCACCAATTCACCGAACAGGTTGGGACAGTGCTGCAAGACACCGACAGCCAATTTGTCGGTTTAAGCATCGGTGAAGACATCGCGTTTGCACTTGAAAACCAGCTCACCTCGAACATTGAGATGTACTCGCTGGTCAAAGCCACCGCGAAGATGGTGGACCTTGAGCAAATGTTGCAACGCTCGCCACACGATCTCTCGGGCGGACAGAAACAACGTGTTTCACTGGCAGGTATTCTCGTGGATGATGTCGATATTCTGCTGTTTGATGAACCTTTGGCAGCGCTCGATCCAAAAACCGGCAAACGCACCATTGAAATCATTGATGAGCTCCATCGCAAGACAGGCAAAACCGTGGTCATCATCGAGCACCGTCTCGAGGATGTGCTGCATCGTCACGTCGACCGCATCATTCTGATGGATGACGGTGAGATCATGGCTGATACCACGCCAGACGAGCTGCTTGCTTCGCCATTATTGGCACAATATGGTATTCGCGAGCCGCTTTACCTAACGGCGCTAAAATCCGCAGGCTGCCATCTTGCGCTAGACGATCACCCCTCAAGCTTAAGCGAGTTGCCCTTGGCCAATTATCAGCACGCAATGGCAGATTGGTTTCACCAAGCGAACACGACAAGCAACCACATTCGTTCAGAGACTTTGCTTGACGTGCGCAACTTAACCTACTCCTACGATGGTGAGAAAAACGCATTAGAAGGGGTAAGTTTCAATGTGCAACGCGGCGAATTTGTCTCGATATTGGGCAAAAATGGTTCCGGTAAATCGACCATCACCAAGCTGATCATGGGCGTGATTGAACCCGATGACGGCGCGATTTACTTAAACGGCCAAGATCTTAGCGAGCTGACCATTTTCGAGCGCAGTCAAAAAGTGGGTGTGGTGATGCAAAACCCTAACCACATGATTTCGCACCATATGATTTTTGACGAAGTCGCATTTGGCCTGCGCAATCGAGGTTGGGACGAGCAGCAAGTCAACGACAAGGTGCTTGAAGTGCTCGAATTGTGTGGTCTAAGCAAATATCGTCATTGGCCAATTGAAGCGCTCAGCTACGGCCAAAAGAAACGCGTCACCATCGCTTCGATTCTCGCCCTAGAGCCTGAACTGTTGATCCTCGACGAGCCCACTGCAGGTCAGGACTACCGCAACTACACCTCAATGCTGAGTTTCATTGAAAAGCTCAATCGAGAGCTAGGCATCACCGTCGTGATCATTTCTCATGACATGCACTTGGTACTGGAATACACCACACGCTCAATCGTGATTGCAGATAGCCAGCTTGTGGCCGACGCGCCGATGACGGATGTTTTCAGTAACCCTGCATTGCTAGACCAAGCGAACCTAACCACCACCAGCCTGTATGAGCTTGCGACGCGCTTAAACATGGCTGAAACCAACGCCTTTATGCAGCATTTTATTGATGTCGAAAAAGCCTCTCGCTTAGAGAAAACCGTTGAGAGAAATGTGGCATGA
- a CDS encoding ECF-type riboflavin transporter substrate-binding protein — MNLSAKTVVVIAIGAALYGIGGLPMFGIPVFANTTLKPAMAVLALFSVLFGPLVGFLVGFIGHWVTDLFAGWGVWLTWVLGSGIVGLIIGLFPSLTRNRLEKGEFNLKDFSLFVVLALLGNVFGYGCSAFLDTILYAEPFTKVFTQLTIIASGNTVLIAIVGYFILKSVAKRNKQSRNLTEA; from the coding sequence ATGAATCTTTCCGCTAAAACCGTTGTGGTGATTGCCATCGGTGCTGCTCTTTATGGTATTGGTGGGTTACCCATGTTTGGTATCCCCGTGTTTGCAAACACCACCCTCAAACCAGCCATGGCGGTTCTTGCCCTATTTTCGGTTCTGTTTGGTCCTTTAGTGGGTTTCTTGGTGGGCTTTATTGGCCACTGGGTCACGGATCTTTTTGCCGGCTGGGGCGTTTGGCTAACCTGGGTTCTTGGTTCGGGCATTGTCGGCCTTATCATTGGTCTATTCCCTTCTCTTACTCGTAATCGCTTAGAGAAAGGCGAGTTCAATCTCAAAGATTTCTCTCTCTTTGTTGTGCTCGCACTGCTTGGCAACGTATTTGGTTACGGCTGTTCCGCATTTCTCGACACCATTTTGTATGCAGAACCGTTCACTAAAGTGTTCACGCAGCTCACCATCATTGCTTCTGGTAACACCGTATTAATCGCTATCGTTGGCTACTTCATTTTGAAATCGGTAGCGAAACGCAATAAACAAAGCCGCAACCTAACAGAGGCTTAA
- a CDS encoding HlyD family secretion protein, with protein sequence MDLLLILTYTALCIAIFKIFKIPLNKWTVPTAVLGGVVLIGTLILLMNYNHPFTQLGNQVYSTTPIVSGVRGRVIEVPVQANQPLKQGDVLFRIDPIPFEAEVAKLEAKVKEASQGALGLESTLKEAEAAVIKAIAERDKAKREYERYKRGYEKGAFTEQQMDTTRQAFKAAQAALEVAQSKQEQAQIALDSEVGGENTQVAQLLAELRKAQFDLEQTVVRAPTDGYVTQLALRPGVMSVPLPLAPVMTFVHSEEKIYTAAFRQNSLQRLQPGFEAEFMFRALPGKVFKGEVIEVLPAIGESQFQARGALLGTEALRTSGRVFATLRITDDLSEYHLPMGTAVEVAVYSDSFTHVSIMRKVLIRMKSWQNYLYLDH encoded by the coding sequence ATGGATTTACTGTTGATCCTCACTTACACCGCATTGTGTATTGCGATTTTTAAGATTTTTAAGATCCCATTGAATAAATGGACGGTACCTACCGCTGTTTTGGGTGGCGTGGTGCTCATCGGTACACTGATTTTATTGATGAACTATAACCACCCATTCACTCAATTGGGCAACCAAGTTTACTCAACCACTCCAATCGTGTCGGGCGTTCGTGGTCGCGTGATTGAAGTGCCCGTTCAAGCAAACCAACCGCTCAAGCAAGGAGATGTGCTGTTCCGTATTGATCCTATCCCATTTGAAGCAGAAGTGGCCAAGCTCGAAGCTAAAGTCAAAGAAGCCAGCCAAGGTGCACTTGGATTGGAGTCCACACTGAAGGAAGCGGAAGCGGCCGTTATCAAAGCCATCGCCGAGCGTGATAAAGCGAAACGCGAATACGAACGTTATAAGCGTGGCTACGAGAAAGGCGCATTCACAGAGCAGCAAATGGACACCACTCGTCAAGCGTTCAAAGCTGCGCAAGCCGCTCTTGAAGTCGCACAATCGAAGCAAGAGCAAGCGCAGATTGCTTTGGATTCCGAAGTCGGAGGTGAAAACACTCAGGTCGCACAGCTATTAGCGGAATTGCGCAAAGCACAGTTTGACCTTGAGCAGACTGTTGTGCGCGCTCCGACCGACGGTTATGTCACCCAATTGGCACTTCGCCCGGGTGTGATGTCAGTACCATTGCCACTGGCGCCTGTGATGACGTTTGTCCACAGTGAAGAGAAAATCTACACGGCGGCATTTCGTCAGAACTCACTTCAACGCCTACAACCGGGTTTTGAAGCCGAATTCATGTTCCGAGCCTTACCAGGTAAAGTCTTTAAAGGTGAAGTGATTGAGGTGCTTCCAGCCATTGGTGAAAGCCAATTTCAAGCTCGTGGCGCACTACTCGGCACAGAAGCGCTGCGCACCAGTGGTCGCGTATTTGCGACGTTGCGAATCACCGATGATTTGAGCGAGTATCATCTGCCAATGGGCACTGCGGTGGAAGTGGCGGTGTACTCAGACAGTTTCACCCACGTCTCCATCATGCGTAAAGTGCTTATTCGTATGAAGAGCTGGCAAAACTACCTCTATCTCGATCATTAA
- a CDS encoding DUF3302 domain-containing protein, translating into MFLDYFALGLLVFVALVIFYGIIVIHDIPYEIAKEREHPHQDAIHYAGWVSLFTLHTIWPFLWIWATLWRKERGWGFQKLEEEQHDMHHRVDQLIDEVKQLREEVDQLRNAQRAPATPVVTSEEEKQ; encoded by the coding sequence ATGTTTCTCGATTATTTCGCATTGGGATTGCTTGTTTTCGTCGCTTTAGTGATTTTCTACGGCATCATCGTGATTCACGATATCCCTTACGAAATCGCTAAAGAACGTGAACACCCACATCAAGACGCTATTCACTACGCAGGCTGGGTAAGTTTATTCACTCTACACACCATTTGGCCTTTCCTTTGGATCTGGGCAACTTTATGGCGCAAAGAGCGCGGTTGGGGCTTCCAAAAACTCGAAGAAGAACAGCACGACATGCACCATCGTGTTGATCAATTAATTGATGAAGTCAAACAGCTTCGTGAGGAAGTGGATCAATTGAGAAATGCGCAACGTGCGCCTGCCACGCCCGTCGTTACCAGTGAAGAGGAGAAGCAATAA